A single Primulina eburnea isolate SZY01 chromosome 11, ASM2296580v1, whole genome shotgun sequence DNA region contains:
- the LOC140806145 gene encoding uncharacterized protein isoform X2 gives MVGHMAYVTKFTALRLRLSDHRRLVTSITPSNAFDYDSNCHHVLHNLYLRFAGKRRQSSNAEWATKSEFAGRDAYDILGVSLTSSFSEIKASFRKLAKETHPDLARSQSHTSSASEKFIQILAAYEILSDPDKRAHYDRHLLSQRNFIERNSKRDPIIYNYNSYGSSGKKMEVVEWLKWYRYTVNDILAERRVIAGSGYFDILERDFYSALHMAYYGPEIESLDLLPNCFEAEERSMHATSEVLHLVSGRDLFGMVCLANKYPELPHSYKVKLKSHDSSSIQFADNVGQQFQSDDDSHKDLQKQYVSSDHRSSDSDAYRDLELHISGRVVAMATRVPPKNFSGPQDEDSEDQIHVNLISNEELLHGVQVFPGDKLADPSIGSGIPLGIIEGLGTSTEEGTCSVYNSRGIKTHMIVKHRTLMVKHLHWYRIGDKFSICECRCSRAFLPPSNWYLLQILVV, from the exons ATGGTCGGTCATATGGCGTACGTCACCAAATTCACCGCGCTCCGTCTTCGTCTCTCCGATCACCGCCGTCTGGTTACTTCAATTACGCCAAGTAACGCATTTGATTACGATTCGAATTGTCATCATGTACTTCATAACTTGTACCTGAGGTTCGCGGGGAAACGGCGGCAGAGCAGCAACGCCGAGTGGGCGACGAAGTCCGAGTTCGCCGGGAGGGACGCTTACGATATCCTAGGGGTGTCGCTAACTAGCTCGTTTTCAGAAATTAAAGCTTCGTTCCGTAAATTAGCCAAAGAAACTCACCCTGATCTAGCTCGCTCACAGAGTCATACCTCTAGCGCTTCCGAGAAATTTATTCAAATACTCGCTGCTTACGAG ATACTTTCAGACCCTGACAAGAGAGCTCATTATGATCGTCATCTTTTATCTCAAAGAAACTTTATTGAAAGAAACTCTAAACGAGATCCCATCATATACAACTATAATTCATATGGAAGCTCAGGCAAGAAGATGGAAGTTGTGGAATGGTTGAAATGGTACAGATATACGGTGAATGACATTTTGGCTGAAAGAAGAGTGATTGCTGGATCTGGTTATTTTGATATCCTGGAAAGAGATTTTTATTCGGCATTGCATATGGCATACTACGGACCTGAGATTGAGTCCCTAGATCTCCTTCCCAACTGTTTTGAAGCTGAAGAGAGGTCTATGCATGCAACATCAGAGGTGTTGCACTTAGTTTCAGGCAGGGACCTTTTTGGAATGGTATGTCTGGCCAACAAGTATCCTGAATTACCTCATTCCTACAAAGTAAAGCTAAAATCTCATGATTCGAGCTCTATCCAATTCGCTGATAATGTGGGTCAACAGTTTCAGTCTGATGATGATAGTCACAAAGATCTCCAGAAGCAATACGTCAGTAGTGATCATCGTTCATCTGATTCTGATGCATATAGAGATCTTGAATTGCACATATCGGGGAGAGTTGTTGCTATGGCTACAAGAGTTCCACCTAAAAATTTTAGCGGCCCACAGGATGAGGATTCCGAAGACCAAATACATGTTAACCTGATATCGAATGAAGAACTGTTACATGGGGTTCAGGTTTTTCCTGGAGATAAACTCGCAGATCCTTCTATTGGATCTGGGATTCCTCTGGGAATTATCGAAGGTTTGGGAACCTCCACTGAAGAAGGAACCTGCAGTGTGTACAATAGCAGAGGCATCAAGACACACATGATCGTGAAGCACCGGACATTGATG GTGAAACACCTGCATTGG
- the LOC140804993 gene encoding karrikin insensitive 2 receptor CA-like yields MGVAEDAHNARILGSGDQTIVLAHGFGTDQSVWKHLIPHLVEEYRVIVYDNMGAGTTNPDYFDFERYTTLEGYAYDVIAILEELEVQSCIYVGHSVSAMIGVIASITRPDLFTKLVTISASPRYLNDPEYFGGFEQEEVRKLLEAMKSNYKAWCSGFAPLVVGGDMESAVVQEFSRTLFNMRPDIALIVAQTIFFSDVRPLLQHVTVPCHIIQSMKDLAVPVVVSEFLHQNIGSETIVEVMCTDGHLPQLSSLDVVVPVILRHIQDNIAV; encoded by the exons ATGGGAGTCGCTGAAGATGCTCATAATGCTAGGATCTTGGGGTCCGGAGACCAGACCATAGTTCTAGCCCACGGATTCGGAACCGACCAATCCGTTTGGAAACACCTCATCCCTCATCTTGTCGAGGAGTATCGGGTCATCGTGTACGACAACATGGGGGCCGGAACTACGAATCCCGACTACTTCGACTTTGAGAGGTACACGACCCTTGAGGGTTATGCTTACGATGTGATTGCGATCTTGGAAGAACTTGAGGTGCAGTCATGCATATATGTAGGCCACTCCGTTTCCGCCATGATCGGAGTCATTGCCTCCATCACGCGGCCGGATCTTTTCACCAAACTTGTCACCATTTCTGCTTCCCCAAG GTACCTTAATGACCCAGAATACTTCGGAGGGTTCGAGCAAGAAGAAGTCCGGAAACTGTTGGAAGCGATGAAATCAAATTACAAGGCATGGTGCAGCGGGTTCGCGCCGTTGGTAGTCGGGGGGGACATGGAATCCGCAGTGGTCCAAGAATTCAGCAGGACTTTATTCAACATGAGACCCGATATAGCATTAATTGTAGCACA gactaTATTTTTCAGCGATGTTAGACCGCTTTTACAACATGTAACAGTCCCCTGCCACATAATTCAGAGCATGAAAGATTTGGCCGTGCCGGTTGTGGTATCTGAGTTCCTCCACCAGAACATCGGCAGCGAGACGATAGTTGAGGTTATGTGCACTGACGGGCACTTGCCACAGCTGAGCTCGCTGGACGTGGTTGTTCCGGTGATTCTTAGGCATATTCAGGATAATATTGCTGTTTGA